A portion of the uncultured Draconibacterium sp. genome contains these proteins:
- a CDS encoding Ig-like domain-containing protein, giving the protein MQRLKYILMIIVLAVTARVAEGQTYVIDSVCVGAERTYRLDGEEGSYYEWDIYSMPDSSVFADSVPYTDFRDIGRPTANDTTWGSQIQQLWDVVGEFNIEVTHWSLHGCDTLEVGQIKVFPPPEAIAGPNDVICEFADIQLTGDTAWNHSSLLWTTTGDGTFSDDMALHPIYYLGPADSAASSVTLVLTSYGLAENETCIPAVDSVSFEFSSPDIVLAGADPLCYNENTGYVSANVVGGLAPLIYSWQGPDGFSAGNVDSIPELGAGMYVLTVTDANGCVDIDSIQLFDPPQLLANIDNVSQVSCYGYADGSIAASASGGTGTLTYNWTSLLGATYTGDSIYNLPADTYYLTVTDENGCTYLDTVLLPEPELLLVDVTADDTILCEGEVVTLHGNPEGGTGELTQRWTGNGSVFLSSVNDSVITFEGAPVGRYVFTYTITDEALCEASDSIVLNVYPPSFSFDSLEVCAGAAPFPWNGLMVTSDADRDYVDTLVGMNQWGCDSILSLAVKVLFPEVYDTTIYICENEAPFQPYGNITVLPDRDSIYLDTVRYADSGCDSLLITINVFSNPITDTLLYAELCAGADPYQWNNRWIQTDYSEIYLDTLVNQFGCDSLLTYDVTIIPPDTTYVFDTLCQDTEPYVWNTITIETVFDSTYQVTLQNQYLCDSVVELSVHVLPVTDTLLDLTYCAGPGFITLNNRDIIFDESRIYLDTLYGANQFGCDSLLTYDVTILPPDTTTIDTTICEGEPAFVWGVNTTHLVDAYTDSIYTDILQNQFGCDSIVYLDVEILRPVVITDTIEVCANEPAFTWHSFTIATDVDSIYADTLYYDAGCDSLRLELTLISNPVTDTLLDSIICEGSPVFAWNSVNIQTDFSQVYYDTLVGANQFGCDSFLVYDVTIVPAIKDTIPAVFCFGEPIANWYGQSISSETDSTYIHNVPGPGGCDTLLYYDVSILPVTDSTLYLTLCVGAPDVPLNNRTITSDQSRIYFDTIPNSYGCDSLMIYDVTVIPPDTTLHYDTLCVGDPEYDWNGFTVSTSVEDEYVASVPTATGCDSVAILYTTLINGTTTYDTVYACEEYTWTDGTGTTYYTSGDYQHTLGGATTCADTSWLHLVISPPVTINTLVTHVLCFGESNGAIELSVSGGLPPLTFLWSNGATTQNISNLSAGIYTVTVSSTVTDTLVCTTTLDVEVKEPDEILITLDAVTDVLVAGESTGSIEVSVAGGTPGTGYAYEWTNDAGIVVGTDEDLFNQPAGDYTLTVTDANGCVETFTETITEPLPPDRFMASLDDEICYEYLQYYPVAYSIDEYLALDTSLDVYSIYGLDSASFTADSSVVSGSGYCYEEVRTYTVMDGAGNTLSATHTIIVNDTEDPTITCPPTTTVNNGIVPPPFDSLSFLGAGGSFADNCGIVRFDLVDEYSDNNSNPETITRVYQVWDYCGNINTCEHQIQVFANVSIALECQDLPDVYYECRDFRPNYRDIDDFEAAGGRYFSSVPIDTFFYNDVVQGTFCPTITRTYTLRNIAGQEETCTQVFQVLDNEAPVITMPVKEISCNDPIPYYSDWIEFRRGIPGISNTYYDNCTDLRDARIYYQGQTITGTCPTLYERTYRFVDECGNETIAVDRIYVNDTIPPQIDPDFPTEITAECDVPDPYINVNAYVTENCGPLVIASRDSLGGIDEPGVVYRIYTFSDPCNSVDIIQKITIELTNIPVFDGLSPLCQFTPSPDLPETSINGITGHWEIDSIPTDVVGTFTYVFYPDSGQCAGPADIVVEILPAIQLSETHLDPAYNPNPVGSIDLGIDGGSGVYTYNWTGPDGFTATTADIANLYAGDYWVEVSDNIGCYDSLSVTLQYFDPEFSCPPDTLIECPDVTQYPAAGNITEFIAYGGHYYPTNIVADLRSFDVVDTTAYCLTIERTYIVEDIYGRVDSCTQTIDFYDLVPPVVIGPPGDTAECLSTIIPPSINSFADFMNLAGTDAYDPNCSIDPSTFSFSSTVNVLQPGLSEVIYYFSIEDFCGNIGRDSTYYMITDDQAPEVFCADITVYLDENGEYHLTIQDSTTMVDSVYDNCTAPEDMRVEIEIDLITCEDVETGAQATVRVFDQSGLSAECIANITVVDNLPPTALCQDITIYLDETGVAYITPQDIDNGSFDNCKLEAIQISRDRFDCLDVGENLVELYAIDAYDLRDTCEAIVTVIDPVDPFIECRPIQTVQLDEYGKYELAWDMVTDSVWDECGIDTVLLDDYELDCDNIGITTITATAYDVNGNSSSCTAEFEVFGNIPPNVVNDSAVTSVNIAVEIPVTNNDYDLKTNINLESLGILVGPSNGSVVVDKTTGIVTYTPNLDYEGPDIFQYTICDDGIPCEPECGSAIVYITVRPANEPPLAVDDYFEVPCGDLFGNVLLDNGNGRDSDPDGDEIFVNPTPVTPPDSGALTLFDNGNFEYIPFDGFFGTDSFQYVICDNGVPSLCDTAWVFITRVPDNDCDGIADADDIDDDNDGIIDVVEGDRAIDSDHDGIPDSYDIDSDNDGIPDNIEGQAEHNYIPPTGRDTDGDGWDDAYDPDNGGYPYVPVDTDGDTMPDYLDIDSDNDGVWDIIEGHDADHNGIADVMRWYSDEDRDGLDDAYDTYSGWADYGNETGSNAPLQDFDDDGTRDWRDINDEDDDYLTVNEDLNGNGDYSDDDLDLDGYPEYLDTELNCELFIPEGFSPNDDGVHDFFQILCIQKYPNAKLMIFNRNGVKLWEKEHYGNLDVWGTYNDAWWWGTSENRLTIGHAGGLPAGNYIYVLILNDGLGTVKNGTVMLAY; this is encoded by the coding sequence ATGCAAAGGCTAAAATACATACTGATGATTATAGTGCTGGCAGTTACCGCCCGGGTAGCTGAGGGGCAAACCTATGTCATCGACTCTGTATGTGTGGGAGCCGAACGCACCTACCGCCTCGATGGTGAAGAGGGTTCGTACTACGAATGGGATATTTACAGCATGCCCGACTCCTCGGTGTTTGCCGACTCGGTTCCTTACACCGATTTCAGAGATATTGGCCGGCCAACTGCCAACGATACCACCTGGGGAAGCCAGATTCAACAGCTGTGGGATGTGGTTGGCGAGTTTAATATTGAGGTTACCCACTGGTCGCTGCATGGTTGCGATACCCTGGAAGTAGGACAGATAAAGGTATTTCCGCCACCCGAAGCCATTGCCGGCCCTAACGATGTAATCTGCGAATTTGCCGATATTCAGCTAACCGGCGATACCGCCTGGAACCACAGCAGCCTGTTGTGGACAACTACCGGCGACGGTACCTTTAGCGACGATATGGCCCTGCATCCGATATACTACCTTGGCCCTGCCGACAGTGCAGCCAGTAGTGTAACACTGGTGCTCACCTCGTATGGTTTAGCCGAAAACGAAACCTGTATACCCGCAGTTGACAGTGTAAGCTTTGAGTTTAGTTCGCCGGATATTGTGCTTGCCGGAGCCGATCCGCTGTGTTACAACGAAAACACAGGTTATGTAAGCGCCAACGTTGTCGGTGGACTGGCACCGTTAATCTACAGCTGGCAGGGACCCGATGGTTTCTCGGCCGGAAACGTTGATAGTATACCCGAATTGGGAGCAGGAATGTACGTGCTTACCGTAACCGATGCCAACGGTTGTGTGGATATCGACTCGATACAACTGTTTGATCCTCCGCAGTTGCTGGCAAACATTGATAATGTGAGTCAGGTTAGCTGTTATGGTTATGCTGATGGTTCAATTGCGGCATCGGCAAGTGGTGGAACCGGTACGCTTACCTATAACTGGACCAGCTTACTGGGTGCAACATATACCGGCGATTCCATCTATAATTTACCGGCCGACACGTATTACCTTACCGTTACCGACGAAAACGGATGTACCTACCTCGATACAGTGCTATTGCCCGAGCCCGAACTGCTTTTAGTGGATGTTACGGCCGACGATACCATTTTATGCGAGGGCGAAGTGGTAACGCTTCACGGAAATCCGGAGGGCGGAACAGGAGAACTAACGCAGAGATGGACCGGAAACGGATCGGTATTCCTCAGCTCGGTTAACGACAGCGTAATAACTTTTGAAGGCGCACCTGTTGGGCGTTATGTATTTACTTACACCATTACCGACGAGGCACTTTGCGAGGCATCCGATTCGATTGTGCTGAATGTTTACCCGCCATCTTTTAGCTTCGATAGTTTGGAAGTTTGTGCCGGAGCGGCTCCTTTCCCCTGGAATGGCCTGATGGTTACCAGCGATGCCGACCGCGATTATGTTGATACGCTGGTGGGAATGAACCAGTGGGGTTGCGACTCCATTCTTTCGCTGGCGGTAAAAGTGCTCTTCCCCGAAGTGTACGATACTACAATCTATATCTGTGAAAACGAGGCACCTTTCCAGCCTTACGGAAACATTACCGTTTTACCCGACCGCGACAGCATTTACCTCGACACGGTTCGTTATGCTGATTCGGGCTGCGACTCTCTGCTGATTACCATTAATGTATTCTCTAATCCGATAACCGATACCTTGTTGTATGCCGAACTTTGTGCGGGTGCCGATCCTTATCAATGGAATAACCGCTGGATACAAACCGATTACAGTGAGATCTATCTCGATACTTTGGTGAATCAGTTTGGTTGCGATTCCTTGCTAACCTACGATGTTACCATTATTCCACCCGATACAACTTATGTATTTGATACACTTTGTCAGGATACCGAACCCTACGTTTGGAATACCATTACAATAGAAACTGTTTTCGACAGTACCTACCAGGTTACGCTTCAAAATCAGTATTTATGCGACTCTGTTGTTGAATTAAGTGTTCATGTTCTTCCGGTAACCGATACTTTGCTTGACTTAACTTATTGTGCCGGTCCGGGATTTATTACATTGAATAACAGGGATATAATTTTTGATGAATCGCGGATATACCTGGATACATTGTATGGAGCGAACCAGTTTGGTTGCGACTCTTTGCTGACTTATGATGTTACCATTCTTCCTCCGGATACCACAACAATTGATACCACCATTTGTGAAGGAGAACCGGCCTTTGTATGGGGAGTAAATACCACTCATCTGGTGGATGCTTATACCGATAGTATTTATACCGACATATTGCAAAACCAATTTGGTTGCGACTCGATTGTTTATTTAGATGTTGAGATTCTGCGCCCTGTTGTAATTACCGATACTATTGAAGTATGTGCCAACGAACCTGCTTTTACATGGCACTCGTTTACTATTGCTACTGATGTTGACAGTATTTATGCCGATACACTTTATTACGACGCCGGTTGCGACTCCCTGCGACTGGAGTTAACCTTGATTTCGAATCCGGTTACCGATACCTTGCTCGACTCAATAATTTGTGAGGGAAGTCCGGTGTTTGCATGGAATAGCGTTAACATACAAACTGATTTTAGCCAGGTGTATTACGACACACTGGTTGGGGCAAACCAGTTTGGCTGCGACTCGTTCCTGGTATACGATGTTACTATTGTTCCTGCAATAAAAGATACCATTCCTGCTGTATTTTGTTTTGGCGAACCGATTGCCAACTGGTACGGTCAAAGCATATCATCAGAAACTGATAGCACATACATTCATAACGTTCCCGGCCCGGGAGGCTGCGATACGCTGTTGTATTACGATGTAAGTATTTTGCCGGTAACCGATTCAACCTTATACCTGACGCTTTGTGTTGGAGCACCTGATGTTCCGTTAAATAACCGCACAATTACTTCAGATCAGTCGCGCATATACTTCGATACTATTCCAAACAGTTACGGTTGCGACTCGTTGATGATTTACGATGTTACGGTTATTCCACCCGATACAACCTTGCATTACGATACGCTTTGTGTTGGCGATCCGGAATATGACTGGAATGGGTTTACGGTTTCAACAAGCGTTGAGGATGAATATGTGGCAAGTGTTCCTACTGCAACGGGTTGCGACTCGGTAGCCATTTTATACACCACATTAATAAACGGAACCACTACTTACGATACAGTTTATGCCTGCGAAGAATACACCTGGACAGATGGAACAGGAACAACGTATTATACTTCGGGTGACTATCAACATACTTTGGGAGGAGCAACAACATGTGCCGATACCAGCTGGTTGCACCTGGTAATCAGCCCGCCGGTTACCATCAATACGCTAGTAACGCACGTACTTTGTTTTGGTGAAAGTAACGGAGCAATAGAACTGAGTGTATCCGGAGGTCTTCCGCCGCTTACCTTCCTATGGAGCAACGGCGCCACTACACAAAACATTAGTAACCTGTCGGCAGGAATTTACACTGTTACGGTAAGCTCAACAGTAACCGATACGCTGGTATGTACTACAACGCTGGATGTTGAAGTGAAAGAGCCGGACGAAATACTGATTACGCTTGATGCTGTTACCGATGTGCTGGTTGCCGGAGAATCAACAGGAAGTATTGAAGTGTCAGTGGCAGGTGGTACTCCGGGAACAGGATATGCTTACGAGTGGACCAACGACGCCGGTATTGTTGTTGGCACCGATGAAGACTTGTTTAACCAGCCTGCCGGCGATTATACGCTTACTGTTACCGATGCCAACGGCTGTGTTGAAACATTTACCGAAACCATTACCGAGCCGTTGCCACCTGACAGGTTTATGGCTTCACTTGACGATGAAATTTGTTACGAATACTTACAATATTATCCTGTGGCTTACTCCATTGATGAATACCTGGCACTGGATACCAGCCTTGATGTTTATTCGATTTATGGCCTCGATTCGGCGTCGTTTACTGCTGATTCGAGTGTAGTAAGCGGCTCGGGGTATTGTTACGAAGAGGTGCGTACTTACACCGTGATGGATGGTGCCGGAAATACCTTAAGTGCCACACATACCATTATTGTTAACGATACGGAAGATCCTACAATTACATGTCCGCCAACAACAACAGTAAACAATGGTATTGTTCCGCCACCATTTGATTCGCTTAGCTTCCTGGGCGCCGGTGGTTCGTTTGCCGATAATTGCGGAATTGTACGTTTTGATCTTGTAGATGAGTATTCGGATAACAATTCAAATCCGGAAACCATTACACGCGTTTATCAGGTTTGGGATTATTGCGGAAACATCAATACCTGCGAACACCAGATACAGGTATTTGCCAACGTAAGTATTGCGCTCGAATGTCAGGATCTGCCTGATGTATATTACGAGTGTAGAGATTTTAGACCAAATTACCGGGATATAGATGACTTTGAAGCAGCCGGTGGTAGATATTTCAGTTCGGTACCAATCGATACCTTCTTTTATAACGATGTAGTACAGGGAACCTTCTGCCCAACCATTACGCGTACTTATACCTTACGAAATATTGCCGGTCAGGAAGAGACTTGTACCCAGGTATTCCAGGTATTGGATAACGAAGCTCCTGTAATAACAATGCCAGTTAAGGAAATATCGTGTAATGATCCGATACCATATTATTCAGATTGGATAGAATTTAGACGAGGTATTCCAGGAATATCGAATACCTATTATGATAATTGTACTGATTTAAGAGATGCAAGAATATATTATCAGGGGCAGACTATTACAGGAACTTGTCCTACACTTTATGAACGTACATATCGTTTTGTAGATGAATGTGGAAATGAAACAATTGCGGTTGACAGGATTTATGTGAATGACACCATTCCGCCACAAATTGATCCGGATTTCCCAACAGAAATTACTGCCGAGTGCGATGTGCCTGATCCTTATATCAATGTAAATGCATATGTAACAGAAAATTGTGGACCGCTGGTGATTGCTTCACGCGATTCTTTAGGAGGAATTGATGAGCCGGGAGTTGTTTATCGAATCTATACCTTTAGTGATCCTTGTAATTCAGTAGATATAATTCAGAAAATAACTATCGAATTAACCAATATTCCTGTATTCGACGGTCTTTCTCCATTGTGCCAGTTCACACCATCGCCTGATTTGCCCGAAACGTCGATAAACGGAATTACAGGACACTGGGAAATTGATTCCATTCCTACTGATGTTGTAGGTACATTCACCTATGTATTCTATCCTGATTCAGGTCAGTGTGCTGGTCCAGCGGATATTGTGGTGGAAATACTTCCTGCCATCCAGCTTTCTGAAACACACCTTGACCCGGCCTATAATCCTAATCCTGTAGGAAGTATTGATTTAGGTATTGACGGCGGAAGTGGCGTATACACTTATAATTGGACAGGCCCTGATGGATTCACCGCAACTACTGCAGATATTGCCAACTTATATGCCGGTGACTATTGGGTGGAAGTAAGCGATAACATTGGTTGTTACGATAGCCTCTCGGTAACTTTGCAGTATTTCGATCCTGAATTTAGCTGCCCGCCTGATACGCTGATTGAATGTCCGGATGTTACGCAGTACCCTGCTGCAGGCAACATTACTGAGTTTATTGCTTATGGCGGTCACTATTATCCTACAAATATTGTGGCAGACCTAAGAAGTTTCGATGTGGTTGATACAACAGCCTACTGTTTAACCATTGAACGAACTTACATTGTAGAAGATATTTACGGACGGGTGGATTCATGTACGCAAACCATCGATTTCTACGACCTGGTACCTCCGGTTGTTATTGGTCCTCCGGGCGATACAGCTGAATGTTTGTCGACAATTATTCCGCCAAGCATTAACAGTTTTGCGGACTTTATGAACCTGGCCGGAACGGATGCGTACGATCCGAACTGTTCAATCGATCCGTCAACATTTAGTTTTAGTTCAACCGTAAATGTATTGCAGCCGGGCCTATCGGAAGTTATCTACTATTTCAGTATTGAAGACTTCTGCGGAAATATAGGTCGAGATTCAACATATTACATGATTACCGACGACCAGGCACCTGAAGTGTTCTGTGCCGATATTACCGTATACCTCGATGAAAATGGCGAGTACCATTTAACCATTCAGGATTCAACCACAATGGTGGATAGCGTTTACGACAATTGCACAGCACCGGAAGACATGAGGGTTGAAATTGAGATTGATTTAATTACCTGCGAGGATGTTGAAACAGGAGCACAGGCCACTGTCAGGGTTTTCGACCAGTCAGGGCTGTCGGCAGAATGTATCGCCAACATAACCGTTGTGGATAATCTGCCGCCAACAGCACTTTGCCAGGATATTACGATCTATCTCGATGAAACCGGAGTGGCGTATATTACACCGCAGGATATTGATAACGGCTCGTTTGATAATTGTAAGTTGGAGGCAATTCAGATTTCGAGAGACCGATTCGATTGTCTTGATGTTGGCGAAAATTTGGTTGAGCTCTACGCCATTGATGCATACGACCTACGCGATACCTGCGAAGCCATTGTTACTGTAATTGATCCGGTTGATCCGTTTATTGAGTGTCGTCCGATACAAACCGTTCAGTTGGATGAATATGGTAAATACGAACTGGCGTGGGATATGGTAACCGACAGTGTTTGGGACGAATGTGGTATAGATACAGTATTATTGGATGACTATGAACTGGATTGTGATAACATTGGTATTACAACAATTACTGCAACGGCATACGATGTAAACGGAAATTCAAGTAGCTGTACGGCAGAGTTTGAGGTATTTGGTAACATTCCGCCAAACGTTGTAAACGACTCGGCTGTAACATCGGTGAATATTGCTGTTGAAATTCCGGTCACAAATAATGACTACGACCTTAAAACAAATATTAATCTTGAATCGCTTGGTATTCTTGTTGGACCTAGCAATGGTTCGGTGGTTGTTGATAAAACAACCGGTATTGTAACTTATACTCCGAATCTGGATTACGAAGGACCGGATATCTTCCAGTATACAATTTGTGATGACGGTATACCTTGTGAGCCGGAATGTGGAAGCGCCATTGTATATATTACAGTGCGTCCGGCAAATGAACCTCCGCTTGCGGTTGACGATTATTTTGAGGTTCCATGTGGCGATTTATTTGGTAATGTACTTCTAGACAATGGAAATGGTCGTGATTCCGATCCGGATGGCGATGAAATATTTGTTAACCCAACTCCGGTAACACCACCTGATAGCGGAGCGCTTACCTTGTTCGATAACGGGAACTTCGAGTATATTCCGTTTGATGGTTTCTTTGGTACCGATAGCTTCCAGTATGTAATTTGCGACAACGGAGTTCCATCCTTGTGCGATACGGCATGGGTATTTATTACACGTGTTCCGGATAACGACTGTGATGGTATTGCTGATGCTGATGATATTGATGATGATAATGATGGAATTATCGATGTTGTTGAGGGCGACCGCGCAATTGATTCAGACCACGACGGTATCCCGGATAGTTACGATATTGATTCGGACAACGATGGTATTCCTGATAATATTGAAGGTCAGGCAGAGCACAACTACATACCGCCAACCGGACGAGATACCGATGGCGATGGATGGGACGATGCTTACGACCCCGACAATGGCGGTTATCCGTATGTGCCTGTTGATACCGATGGCGATACCATGCCGGATTACCTTGATATTGACTCGGATAACGACGGAGTTTGGGATATTATTGAAGGACATGATGCCGACCACAACGGTATTGCTGATGTTATGAGATGGTACAGCGACGAAGACCGGGATGGTTTGGATGATGCCTACGATACCTACTCAGGATGGGCCGATTATGGTAACGAAACGGGTAGTAACGCACCGTTGCAAGACTTTGACGATGATGGAACACGCGACTGGCGCGATATTAACGATGAAGACGATGATTACCTGACAGTAAATGAAGACTTAAACGGTAATGGAGATTACAGCGACGACGACCTCGACCTTGATGGTTATCCGGAATATTTGGATACTGAGTTGAACTGTGAGCTGTTTATACCTGAAGGATTCTCGCCAAACGACGATGGTGTTCACGACTTCTTCCAGATTTTGTGTATCCAGAAATATCCGAATGCCAAACTGATGATATTTAACCGAAATGGTGTTAAACTTTGGGAAAAAGAACACTATGGTAACCTCGATGTATGGGGAACATATAATGATGCCTGGTGGTGGGGAACTTCCGAAAATCGCTTAACCATTGGTCATGCTGGTGGATTACCGGCCGGTAACTATATTTATGTGCTGATACTGAATGATGGATTGGGTACCGTTAAGAATGGTACGGTAATGTTAGCATACTAA
- a CDS encoding TonB-dependent receptor plug domain-containing protein: MVDKKLFAIINGKSFGSVTFTENLFNEGRYLIRAYTDYLKPLGEELYFAKGIYISTIKNASSPKQKRLKSKKLFVDFYPEGGFLLKDQMNQMSFMAYDEKGKPIEIRGSLLNEKGEKVVDFNTGYKGRGRFYFVPKTENYKIEIQGYYDVEYDMPSVQNDGAKLMLHAINSNGARLTVLSNNPGDSYYIAIFHRGDGKHFIKLNRAQIERTITIEPQYLYSGVNRLVLLDNNYIPQSERLVFVDKGEEVDLQLELNQEQFQTRSEVELDITSAFANESDEFASVSVAVVSENALAARGVQQNIRSYLLLDSELKGYMPSSADYFVDDDEISAKEKMDLLMLTNGWRNYLWNSPVDTLRTEDTQFGVRVQGNVKRLGFNVPFRNTEVFLNVLNDAAPVWFSTQTDSLGNFDFKNVQFADTATVMVQGLNYKSKTRTRIDLTSVGFEPSLITTNYLTPLGNISGTSVSALRLRYLNELRLQEFRQDTSSIALDEIKIVGKRKQITVEPTGVYCTPDHSLKVTTEDRAYSTITNFLVGRFPGVHVVNGKISIRQGLKQPLYLIDGIPVDSTTFRMLTMYQIDKIEVIKGPSAAIYGSRGANGILSVLTRKGADDIPVSDYIPGTIIQNIMGFSKYREFYSPVYTADNIDSEKPDYRTTLYWNPNIVIENETQKLRFFTCDNLSNYKIIVEGITNTGKTCIGETDFVVNERKKESL; this comes from the coding sequence TTGGTCGATAAAAAGCTATTCGCAATTATTAACGGAAAATCATTTGGCTCGGTAACTTTCACCGAAAATCTTTTTAACGAAGGCCGGTATCTGATTCGCGCTTATACCGATTACCTTAAGCCTCTTGGCGAAGAATTGTATTTTGCAAAAGGCATTTATATCAGTACCATTAAAAATGCTTCTAGCCCAAAACAAAAAAGGTTAAAATCAAAAAAACTGTTTGTCGATTTTTATCCGGAAGGAGGTTTTCTGTTGAAAGACCAAATGAACCAAATGAGTTTTATGGCTTACGATGAAAAAGGTAAACCTATTGAAATACGTGGTAGCTTGTTAAATGAAAAAGGGGAGAAAGTGGTTGATTTTAATACCGGTTATAAGGGAAGAGGGAGGTTCTACTTCGTTCCCAAAACAGAAAATTACAAAATTGAAATTCAAGGATATTACGATGTTGAGTACGATATGCCTTCGGTGCAAAATGATGGTGCGAAATTAATGCTGCATGCCATTAATTCCAATGGCGCAAGATTAACGGTGTTAAGTAATAATCCTGGCGATAGTTATTACATTGCCATTTTTCATCGTGGAGACGGCAAACATTTTATAAAGTTAAACCGAGCGCAAATTGAAAGAACGATTACCATCGAGCCGCAGTACCTGTATAGTGGTGTAAACAGGCTGGTGCTTTTGGATAACAATTATATCCCTCAATCTGAGCGACTGGTTTTTGTCGACAAAGGGGAAGAGGTTGATTTACAACTGGAGCTTAACCAAGAGCAGTTTCAAACACGAAGCGAGGTTGAACTTGATATTACTTCGGCTTTTGCAAACGAGAGCGACGAATTTGCATCAGTTTCAGTTGCTGTTGTTAGCGAAAACGCGCTGGCAGCCCGCGGCGTTCAACAAAATATTCGTTCTTATCTGCTACTCGATTCGGAGCTTAAAGGTTATATGCCATCATCGGCTGATTATTTTGTTGATGACGATGAGATCTCAGCAAAAGAAAAGATGGATTTACTGATGCTTACTAATGGTTGGCGAAATTATTTGTGGAATTCTCCGGTTGATACATTGAGAACTGAAGATACACAGTTTGGTGTTAGGGTTCAGGGAAATGTTAAAAGATTGGGCTTTAACGTACCATTTCGGAACACCGAAGTGTTTTTGAATGTGCTGAATGATGCCGCGCCTGTTTGGTTTAGCACACAAACCGATTCGTTGGGGAATTTTGACTTTAAAAATGTTCAGTTTGCCGATACGGCTACAGTTATGGTTCAGGGATTGAATTATAAAAGTAAAACCCGTACACGCATTGATTTAACTTCTGTTGGTTTTGAGCCCTCGTTAATAACTACAAATTACTTGACGCCTCTCGGAAATATTTCCGGCACATCGGTTAGTGCTTTGCGATTAAGGTATTTGAACGAGCTTCGCCTACAGGAATTCCGACAGGACACCAGTTCAATAGCGCTCGACGAAATAAAGATTGTGGGTAAAAGAAAACAAATTACTGTTGAACCAACCGGAGTATACTGTACACCTGATCACTCCCTGAAAGTTACGACTGAAGATCGGGCTTACTCAACTATTACAAACTTTCTTGTTGGTAGGTTTCCTGGAGTTCATGTAGTTAACGGTAAAATTTCGATTCGCCAAGGATTAAAACAACCATTGTATTTAATTGATGGTATTCCTGTCGATTCGACAACTTTTAGAATGCTTACTATGTATCAGATTGATAAAATTGAGGTAATTAAAGGACCATCGGCGGCAATCTACGGGTCTAGGGGAGCAAATGGTATCCTTTCAGTTCTTACGCGTAAAGGGGCAGATGATATTCCGGTATCCGACTACATTCCCGGAACAATTATTCAAAACATTATGGGTTTTTCAAAATATCGCGAGTTTTATTCTCCGGTGTACACTGCGGATAACATTGATTCAGAAAAACCCGATTACAGAACTACTTTGTATTGGAATCCCAATATTGTTATTGAAAACGAAACTCAAAAGCTTCGGTTCTTTACTTGCGACAACCTTTCCAACTACAAGATTATTGTTGAAGGAATAACGAACACCGGAAAAACATGTATTGGCGAGACTGATTTTGTAGTAAACGAAAGGAAGAAGGAATCACTTTAG